One Phocaeicola dorei genomic region harbors:
- a CDS encoding DUF5932 domain-containing protein, translated as MENNRFKVIIVEDVKLELKGTEEIFRHEIPNAEVIGTAMTENEFWELLKVQLPDMVLLDLGLGGSTTIGVEICSSLRKNYPDMKVLIFTGEVLNEKLWVDALNAGADGIILKTGELLTATDVQAVMDGKRLVFNYPILEKIVARFKQSVAQEQRRQEAVIDYDIDEYDERLLRHLALGYTKEMITNLKGMPFGVKSIEKRQNELINRLFTLDERNGVNACRLVTRAFELRILDIDNLEPDEE; from the coding sequence ATGGAGAATAATAGATTTAAAGTCATCATTGTAGAGGATGTCAAACTGGAATTAAAAGGAACGGAAGAGATATTCAGACACGAAATTCCAAATGCGGAAGTCATCGGAACGGCCATGACTGAGAATGAGTTTTGGGAATTGCTGAAAGTGCAGTTGCCCGATATGGTTTTATTGGACTTGGGCTTGGGGGGATCGACTACCATCGGTGTGGAAATCTGTTCTTCTTTACGGAAGAACTATCCGGATATGAAGGTGCTGATTTTCACTGGTGAGGTGTTGAACGAAAAGTTATGGGTGGATGCGCTGAATGCGGGTGCGGATGGTATAATCCTGAAGACGGGAGAGTTGCTGACTGCCACAGATGTACAGGCGGTGATGGATGGTAAGAGACTGGTTTTCAATTATCCCATTCTGGAGAAAATAGTGGCACGTTTCAAGCAGTCGGTGGCTCAGGAGCAGCGTAGGCAGGAAGCTGTCATCGATTATGATATTGATGAATATGATGAGCGTTTGCTTCGCCATCTGGCCTTGGGGTATACCAAAGAAATGATTACTAATCTGAAAGGGATGCCTTTCGGGGTCAAGTCCATAGAGAAACGTCAGAATGAATTAATAAACCGTTTGTTCACATTGGATGAAAGAAATGGTGTCAATGCCTGTCGCTTGGTGACCCGTGCTTTCGAGTTGCGGATTCTTGATATTGATAATTTGGAACCGGATGAAGAGTAA
- a CDS encoding histone H1, giving the protein MNELIAKIKELNEAFMSDAALQIEKGNKAAGTRARKASLELEKLMKEFRKASLEASK; this is encoded by the coding sequence ATGAACGAATTAATTGCTAAAATCAAAGAATTGAACGAAGCTTTTATGTCTGATGCTGCATTGCAGATTGAAAAAGGTAACAAAGCTGCAGGAACACGTGCGCGTAAAGCATCATTGGAATTGGAAAAACTGATGAAAGAATTTAGAAAAGCATCTTTGGAAGCTTCTAAGTAA
- a CDS encoding HipA family kinase → MDLRTVNVTRYIMPLREGGSLPALAEADDDFKYVVKFRGAGHGTKALIAELIGGEIARALHFRVPEIVFLQLDEAFGRTEADEEIQDLLQWSRGLNLGLHFLSGALTFDPIVHQVDVQTASQVVWLDALLTNVDRTIKNTNMLMWHKELWLIDHGAALYFHHSWENWQKQAVNPFLRIKDHVLLPYASQLEEADNRFKQILTEEKLQEITDAIPDDWLTWAEEGETIQDLREVYFHFLKERVHHSELFVKEAQNARKALI, encoded by the coding sequence ATGGATTTACGTACAGTTAATGTCACTCGCTACATTATGCCCCTGCGTGAGGGAGGTTCCTTGCCCGCATTGGCCGAAGCGGATGATGATTTTAAATATGTCGTCAAATTTAGGGGAGCAGGCCACGGAACCAAGGCGCTTATCGCTGAACTGATAGGTGGAGAAATAGCCCGTGCCCTTCATTTCCGCGTACCCGAAATCGTCTTTCTGCAACTGGACGAAGCATTTGGCCGGACAGAAGCAGATGAAGAGATACAAGACTTGTTGCAATGGAGCCGTGGGCTGAATCTAGGACTTCATTTCTTGTCGGGCGCACTGACTTTTGACCCCATCGTACATCAGGTAGACGTACAAACCGCTTCACAAGTAGTATGGCTGGACGCTCTGCTCACCAACGTAGACCGTACCATCAAGAATACCAATATGCTGATGTGGCATAAAGAACTGTGGCTGATAGATCACGGCGCAGCACTTTACTTTCATCATTCATGGGAAAACTGGCAGAAACAGGCTGTCAATCCTTTTCTAAGAATAAAAGACCATGTACTTCTGCCTTATGCCAGCCAGTTGGAAGAAGCGGATAACCGGTTCAAACAAATACTGACCGAAGAAAAACTACAGGAAATAACAGATGCCATACCCGATGACTGGCTTACTTGGGCAGAAGAAGGAGAAACAATACAAGATCTGAGAGAGGTATATTTTCATTTTTTAAAAGAAAGGGTTCACCATTCCGAACTATTTGTAAAAGAAGCACAAAATGCCAGAAAAGCACTTATATGA
- a CDS encoding DUF3037 domain-containing protein — MPEKHLYEYAVIRFVPKVEREEFLNIGIVLFSKQARYLNAIYVLNEQKLRVFSTEVDMECLKNALQVFDKVCQGKKEGGSIAQMEIPDRFRWLTAVRSACIQTSRPHPGFSMNLDATLQQLFKELVL, encoded by the coding sequence ATGCCAGAAAAGCACTTATATGAATATGCAGTAATCCGCTTTGTCCCCAAAGTAGAGCGTGAGGAGTTTCTTAATATAGGAATAGTCTTGTTCTCCAAACAAGCCAGATACCTGAATGCAATCTATGTACTGAATGAACAGAAGTTGCGAGTATTTTCTACGGAAGTAGATATGGAATGCCTAAAGAATGCACTACAGGTATTTGATAAGGTATGCCAAGGAAAGAAAGAGGGAGGAAGCATAGCACAAATGGAAATTCCGGACCGGTTCCGTTGGCTGACCGCTGTACGTAGTGCCTGTATACAGACTTCACGGCCTCATCCCGGATTTTCCATGAACCTGGATGCTACCTTACAACAGTTGTTCAAGGAATTGGTACTATAA
- a CDS encoding AbgT family transporter, with protein MKSKYYFPHTATVFFLLTVAVALFSWIGSIYGLGKVQSLLSPEGIRWELRHAMGNFVQTPALGIVMMLFLGFGITVHSGVWGTLGRIVKRGKPISRKEKRALILAGCMLLVYIIMIIGTTFAPWTMLRSVTGSLTNSPFQKGIYYLISFGVGLSGMAFGYASGRFRDDKDIIRGMSCLFSRFADYFVVLFFIVQFFSSLMYTNLVEWVGIDSYIVSYVFHICCYLPFAWMLNRKK; from the coding sequence ATGAAGAGTAAATATTATTTCCCTCATACCGCTACTGTATTTTTTCTGCTGACAGTAGCTGTAGCCTTGTTCTCATGGATAGGAAGTATTTATGGGCTGGGGAAGGTGCAAAGCCTGCTCAGCCCCGAAGGAATCCGGTGGGAATTGAGGCATGCTATGGGGAATTTTGTCCAGACACCGGCATTGGGCATAGTAATGATGCTTTTTTTAGGGTTCGGCATTACGGTTCATTCCGGGGTATGGGGCACGTTGGGGAGAATAGTGAAAAGAGGAAAGCCCATTTCCCGTAAGGAAAAGCGTGCGTTGATATTGGCAGGTTGTATGCTGCTTGTTTATATCATAATGATTATTGGCACCACTTTTGCCCCATGGACTATGTTGCGTAGCGTGACGGGATCTCTCACGAATTCTCCGTTTCAAAAAGGGATTTATTATCTCATTTCGTTTGGTGTGGGATTATCGGGTATGGCTTTCGGCTATGCATCGGGACGTTTTCGGGATGATAAGGATATAATAAGAGGGATGTCCTGTCTCTTTTCTCGTTTTGCCGATTACTTTGTGGTGCTTTTTTTTATAGTTCAGTTCTTTTCCTCATTGATGTATACGAATTTGGTGGAATGGGTTGGAATAGATTCATATATAGTGTCTTACGTTTTTCATATTTGTTGCTATTTACCTTTCGCTTGGATGTTGAATAGAAAAAAATAG
- a CDS encoding glycoside hydrolase family 28 protein: MTTQKYKSLLVIIWALWAFHPCLAIDDVLRTAKRDAILAQITGAVRPKKQISLISFGAKGDGKKDCKPAFDKAMKRAAHMGGAHIVVPAGEYLLNGPIHFVSNVCLELQEGATLKFSSEPAFYLPLVKTSWEGTFLQNYSPFIYGYQLENVSIIGKGVIDGNAGTTFATWKSKQKIGQQLSREMNHKEVPVAERNFGEGYWLRPHLVQFFDCKNITIEDVFITNAPFWCIHLLKSENIICRGIRYDAKLVNNDGIDPEYTRNLLIENIEFNNGDDNVAIKCGRDNDGWKTSCPSENIIIRNCKFKGLHGVVLGSEMSSGIQHVFVENCTYGGYCKRGIFIKTNPDRGGFIRDIYVNNCEFGEVEDLFYVTSMYAGEGMDNHHFTEVHDIYVKDLKCKKVNVAALVLQGTEAKPIYNVTFDNVDVDKAGIGLSFSNTKTIGVSNCNLGGYVGVPSTASAKDGIFNK; the protein is encoded by the coding sequence ATGACAACACAAAAGTACAAAAGCCTATTGGTGATAATATGGGCACTATGGGCTTTTCATCCTTGTTTGGCTATTGACGATGTGCTCCGTACAGCCAAACGTGATGCTATTTTAGCACAAATTACAGGAGCCGTTCGTCCGAAAAAGCAGATTTCACTTATTTCGTTTGGTGCGAAAGGAGATGGGAAAAAAGATTGTAAACCTGCATTTGATAAAGCGATGAAGCGTGCTGCCCATATGGGAGGAGCACATATTGTGGTTCCCGCAGGGGAATATCTTTTGAATGGTCCTATTCATTTTGTAAGTAATGTATGTTTGGAACTTCAGGAAGGGGCGACCTTGAAATTTTCATCTGAACCGGCTTTTTATCTCCCTCTGGTGAAAACCAGTTGGGAAGGAACTTTCCTTCAGAATTACAGTCCTTTTATTTATGGATATCAGTTGGAAAATGTTTCCATCATCGGCAAAGGAGTGATAGATGGAAATGCGGGGACTACTTTTGCCACTTGGAAAAGTAAGCAGAAGATAGGGCAGCAGCTTAGTCGTGAAATGAATCATAAAGAAGTGCCGGTAGCCGAACGGAACTTCGGTGAGGGGTATTGGTTGCGTCCGCATCTGGTGCAATTCTTTGATTGTAAGAATATTACAATTGAGGATGTGTTTATTACGAATGCGCCTTTCTGGTGTATTCATTTACTGAAATCGGAGAATATTATCTGCCGTGGCATACGTTATGATGCAAAATTGGTCAACAATGATGGCATCGACCCTGAGTACACCCGTAATTTGCTGATTGAAAATATTGAATTTAATAATGGAGATGACAATGTGGCCATTAAATGCGGACGGGATAATGACGGATGGAAAACCAGTTGTCCTTCGGAAAATATTATTATTCGTAACTGTAAGTTCAAAGGGCTTCATGGTGTGGTGTTGGGCAGTGAGATGTCATCGGGAATACAGCATGTTTTCGTAGAGAATTGCACTTACGGAGGCTATTGTAAACGAGGTATTTTTATCAAGACGAATCCGGACCGCGGAGGTTTTATTCGTGATATTTATGTGAATAATTGTGAGTTTGGTGAAGTGGAGGATCTTTTTTATGTAACTTCCATGTATGCAGGCGAGGGGATGGATAACCATCATTTTACTGAGGTGCATGATATTTATGTAAAGGATTTGAAATGCAAAAAGGTGAATGTAGCTGCATTGGTGCTTCAAGGTACAGAGGCAAAGCCTATTTATAATGTGACTTTTGATAACGTGGATGTGGATAAAGCAGGGATAGGTCTTAGTTTTTCGAATACGAAGACAATTGGGGTTTCTAATTGTAATTTGGGAGGTTATGTTGGGGTGCCGTCTACAGCCAGTGCGAAAGATGGTATATTCAATAAATAG
- a CDS encoding DUF5113 domain-containing protein, protein MKNMCLLPVWAVLLIIAGTFFSCEKKKDMAIYRQADSLNLLSYHMRYKNLDTACKAAHDAYKLADGFPSLRAGALNNQGFCAFIHMDFEKAEDLFLRVYEESNNELECLIADIGMMKICQRTAMNKEFYDYRNSALRRMKRISDDRSAITDPGELERLNYARSEFSIASAIYYYYLQQEQQSLEAINEIKVDEALESDTAQLLYYYYMKGSGGMYEADTPQDVVLGEFNYLIECLGISREHGYIYFEANASQAMAELLKERKNFDLIMERRPNVMRAINSEDLPWEELIMRFAWQALDLFKQYGDLYQISGTYRTLASCSNEQGRYEDALHYLSEALGYVNRHHEKYYHCTDTTDRLRPYVPMATTSIELEWINDDGIKSVPEWIARFREQLSVTYAALGMKPQSDYNRNIYLDILDYTRQDKELESRYNALEKESEALNGLLVVVVIGIAVLIILFWILNKRWRVRNALYIDKLKRTLEICRKITASVPIDAEEIEDVTKAVVTSVKEDILSLVGATDFRIVTENGEEKGTPGEGICTSFILNIPGREQPLGKVHLYSEHKMKKDDKALMQVIAPYISWTLENGLAFISLGDERKRLEKEHYVHEQHLAENKRQNLVKKACLFIVTGIMPYIDRIMNEVHKLTAHNYIQNEEIKKSKYRYIDELITRINEYNDILALWIKMRQGTLSLNIENFDLNSLFDVLVKGRKTFEMKQQTLTIEPTTAIVKADKALTLFMINTLTENARKYTQPGGHISVYAQETETYVEISVKDDGPGLSQEDVERILSEKVYDSGKIGLQTSEDISELQKNKGHGFGLMNCKGIIDKYKKTNEIFRVCLFRIESELGKGSRFYFRLPKGVRKVLMLVLIAFLPVLTGCDERREKDGKAEQLTLNDSIQRYDKLLAVANEYAYDVYNCNIDGLYQQALCYADSALHCLNKHYIMYSGSKGPLLELEGEGAAADLDWFNRHFDTDYYALLDVRNEAAVAFLALGNLEAYRYNNNAYTALYKQISEDTSLEQYCRQMQLSANNKTVAIILCVVILLVLLVGYYILYFRHRLIYRYNLEQVLEINKQVFSASLLDGRTDRDIAASLVNDMFETVNELLPIDVLGVAVYSEDNHSLNYAFSPVEDENEEMREMMARSFDAKTSYWREKDRLKCLPLWVEAGNENRCTGVLALKIALPVEREDDRLMLELVAGYVAIIVYNAVVLMAQKYRDIESAQDDARRAIREENQLHVQNLVLDNCLSTIKHETIYYPNRIKQIIDRLNTRQAGENEAVQVETIGELISYYKDIFTLLSSCAARQLEEITFRRGVMKAGELADYAARYIKRAGKRMPHRVELRTEVEHVSVLGDVIQLKFMLENLIDEALSYEVDGLLELCIYKDKDFVRFDFRDTRREKSQEELNLLFYPHLSRMKQGQEGVLTGTEYLICKQVIRDHDEFAGRRGCRINAQPAAEGGFTVWFTLPAR, encoded by the coding sequence ATGAAGAATATGTGTCTATTGCCTGTATGGGCGGTTTTATTGATTATAGCAGGGACTTTCTTTTCTTGTGAAAAGAAGAAGGATATGGCTATATACCGTCAGGCGGATTCTTTGAACTTGCTTTCTTATCATATGCGCTATAAGAATTTGGACACAGCGTGTAAAGCAGCGCATGACGCCTACAAACTGGCGGATGGATTCCCCTCCCTGCGTGCCGGGGCATTGAATAATCAGGGTTTCTGCGCCTTTATCCACATGGACTTTGAAAAAGCCGAAGATCTTTTTCTTCGCGTATATGAGGAGTCAAACAATGAATTGGAATGTCTGATAGCAGATATCGGTATGATGAAAATTTGTCAGCGTACCGCCATGAACAAGGAGTTCTATGATTATCGTAACAGTGCGTTACGGCGTATGAAACGTATCAGCGATGATCGTTCTGCTATAACTGATCCCGGAGAGCTGGAACGGCTTAATTATGCCCGTTCTGAGTTTTCCATTGCTTCTGCCATTTATTACTATTATTTGCAGCAGGAACAGCAGTCCTTGGAGGCGATTAATGAAATAAAAGTAGACGAGGCGCTGGAAAGTGATACTGCCCAATTGCTCTATTATTATTATATGAAAGGGTCTGGCGGTATGTATGAAGCGGATACACCGCAGGATGTGGTATTGGGTGAGTTTAACTATCTGATAGAATGTCTGGGTATCAGCAGGGAACACGGGTATATCTATTTCGAGGCGAATGCATCTCAGGCAATGGCGGAATTGCTGAAAGAGAGGAAAAACTTCGATTTGATTATGGAAAGGCGTCCCAATGTGATGCGTGCCATCAATAGTGAGGATTTGCCGTGGGAGGAACTGATCATGCGTTTTGCCTGGCAGGCTTTGGATTTGTTCAAACAATATGGAGATTTGTATCAGATTTCGGGTACATACCGCACTCTGGCATCGTGCAGCAACGAGCAAGGCAGGTATGAAGACGCGCTGCATTATTTGTCGGAAGCACTGGGGTACGTCAACCGGCATCACGAGAAATATTACCATTGTACGGATACTACGGATAGACTTCGTCCGTATGTTCCCATGGCTACCACTTCCATTGAACTGGAATGGATTAATGATGACGGTATAAAAAGTGTCCCCGAATGGATTGCCCGTTTCCGTGAACAATTGAGTGTAACATATGCGGCGTTAGGAATGAAACCCCAGTCGGATTACAATCGTAATATTTATCTGGATATTCTGGACTACACTCGCCAGGACAAAGAATTGGAGAGCCGTTATAATGCGTTGGAGAAAGAATCGGAAGCCTTGAACGGACTTCTGGTGGTAGTGGTGATTGGTATCGCTGTTCTTATCATTCTATTTTGGATATTGAATAAAAGATGGCGTGTGCGGAATGCTCTTTACATTGATAAGTTGAAACGTACTTTGGAAATATGCCGTAAGATAACAGCTTCCGTGCCGATTGATGCAGAGGAGATAGAGGATGTGACAAAAGCGGTAGTAACCTCAGTGAAAGAAGATATTCTTTCATTGGTGGGAGCGACGGACTTCCGTATTGTGACTGAGAATGGAGAAGAGAAAGGGACACCGGGTGAAGGGATTTGTACAAGTTTTATCTTGAATATTCCGGGCAGGGAACAACCTTTGGGTAAGGTGCATCTATATTCGGAGCATAAAATGAAGAAAGATGATAAAGCACTGATGCAGGTCATTGCGCCCTATATTTCGTGGACACTGGAGAACGGACTGGCTTTCATTTCGCTGGGTGATGAACGGAAACGGTTGGAAAAGGAGCACTATGTCCATGAGCAGCATTTGGCGGAGAATAAACGACAGAATCTGGTGAAAAAAGCCTGTCTGTTCATTGTCACGGGCATTATGCCTTATATAGACCGCATCATGAATGAAGTGCATAAACTAACCGCACACAACTATATTCAGAACGAAGAAATAAAAAAAAGCAAATACCGTTATATCGACGAACTGATTACCCGTATCAATGAGTATAATGATATTCTGGCCTTGTGGATTAAAATGAGGCAGGGAACACTGAGCTTGAATATAGAGAATTTTGATTTAAATTCCCTTTTCGATGTACTGGTAAAAGGGCGTAAGACTTTCGAGATGAAACAACAAACCCTGACCATAGAGCCGACTACCGCCATTGTAAAAGCGGATAAGGCACTGACGCTTTTCATGATAAATACATTAACGGAAAATGCCCGTAAATATACGCAACCGGGAGGACATATTTCCGTTTATGCGCAGGAAACAGAAACTTACGTGGAAATTTCGGTGAAAGATGACGGTCCGGGCCTTTCGCAGGAAGATGTGGAGCGTATTCTGAGTGAGAAAGTCTATGATTCGGGTAAAATAGGATTGCAGACCAGTGAAGATATCAGCGAATTGCAGAAGAATAAAGGCCATGGTTTCGGTTTGATGAATTGCAAAGGTATTATTGATAAATATAAGAAGACCAATGAAATCTTCCGTGTCTGCCTGTTCCGAATAGAAAGTGAATTGGGAAAAGGCAGCCGTTTCTATTTCCGTCTGCCTAAGGGAGTACGTAAAGTGTTGATGTTGGTACTAATTGCCTTTCTTCCTGTCTTGACTGGATGTGATGAGAGGAGGGAGAAAGACGGGAAAGCGGAACAACTCACTCTTAATGATTCCATTCAGCGATATGATAAATTATTGGCTGTTGCGAATGAATATGCATACGATGTTTACAATTGTAACATTGATGGACTATACCAACAGGCATTGTGTTATGCGGATAGTGCTCTACATTGTTTGAATAAGCATTATATTATGTATTCGGGCAGCAAAGGGCCTTTGTTGGAATTGGAAGGAGAGGGGGCTGCAGCGGATTTAGATTGGTTCAACCGGCATTTTGATACCGATTACTATGCCTTGCTGGATGTTCGCAACGAGGCAGCAGTCGCTTTTTTGGCTTTAGGTAATCTGGAGGCTTATCGTTATAACAATAATGCTTATACGGCGCTGTACAAACAAATCAGTGAGGACACCTCATTGGAGCAATATTGCCGTCAGATGCAGCTTTCTGCCAATAATAAGACGGTGGCTATCATTCTTTGTGTGGTTATTCTGTTGGTATTGCTGGTGGGTTATTATATTCTGTATTTCCGCCACCGTTTGATTTATCGTTATAACTTGGAACAGGTGTTGGAAATCAACAAGCAGGTGTTTTCGGCCTCTTTGCTTGACGGAAGAACCGACCGGGATATTGCTGCAAGTCTGGTCAATGATATGTTTGAGACGGTGAATGAGTTGCTGCCCATTGATGTGTTGGGCGTAGCGGTTTATAGTGAAGACAACCATAGCTTGAATTATGCTTTTTCACCGGTGGAGGATGAGAACGAAGAAATGCGTGAGATGATGGCCCGTAGCTTTGACGCGAAGACATCTTATTGGCGTGAGAAAGATAGGTTAAAGTGTTTGCCCTTGTGGGTGGAAGCAGGTAACGAGAATCGTTGCACGGGTGTGCTGGCATTGAAAATCGCTTTGCCTGTGGAGCGTGAGGACGACCGCTTGATGTTGGAGCTTGTGGCCGGATATGTAGCCATCATTGTATATAATGCAGTGGTACTGATGGCACAGAAATATCGGGATATAGAAAGTGCGCAGGATGATGCGCGCCGAGCTATACGGGAGGAAAACCAGTTGCATGTGCAAAATTTGGTATTGGACAATTGCTTGTCAACCATTAAGCATGAGACAATCTATTATCCTAACCGGATAAAACAGATTATCGACAGGTTGAACACCCGTCAGGCAGGAGAAAACGAAGCTGTGCAAGTAGAGACGATTGGTGAGTTGATCAGTTATTATAAGGATATATTTACTTTGCTGAGTTCATGCGCCGCACGTCAGTTGGAAGAAATTACTTTCCGCAGAGGTGTTATGAAAGCCGGCGAGCTGGCCGATTATGCGGCACGGTATATAAAACGTGCTGGAAAACGTATGCCGCATCGGGTAGAACTGAGGACGGAGGTGGAACATGTTTCCGTACTGGGAGATGTCATTCAGCTGAAGTTTATGTTGGAGAATCTGATAGATGAAGCGCTATCATACGAGGTGGATGGCCTTTTGGAATTGTGTATTTATAAGGATAAGGATTTTGTGCGGTTTGATTTCCGCGATACGCGTCGCGAAAAGTCGCAGGAAGAGTTGAACTTGTTGTTCTACCCACATCTGTCTCGTATGAAGCAGGGGCAGGAAGGAGTTCTGACCGGTACGGAATACCTTATTTGTAAGCAGGTGATTCGTGACCATGATGAATTTGCCGGAAGACGCGGTTGCCGTATCAATGCGCAGCCTGCCGCTGAGGGAGGGTTCACCGTATGGTTCACCCTGCCTGCCCGTTGA
- a CDS encoding L-lactate permease, which yields MNLVLAIIPVLLLIILMAFFKMSGDKSSVISLVVTMLIAFFGFHFPVDDLLFSFLYGALKAVSPILIIILMAIFSYNVLLKTEKMEIIKQQFSSISTDKSIQVLLLTWGFGGLLEAMAGFGTAVAIPAAILISLGFKPVFSATVSLIANSVATAFGAIGTPVLVLAKETNLDVLVLSANVVLQLSVLMFLIPFVLLFLTDSKLKSLPKNIFLSLLVGGVSLGSQYIAARYMGAESPAIIGSILSIIVIVAYGKLTASKEEKARKSTLKGLEVLNAWSIYLLILFLIILTSPLFPGLRTTLENNWVTRISLPINDSTMNYTVSWLTHAGVLLFVGTFVGGLIQGAKIWELFAVLWNTVKQLKKTFITVICLVSLSTIMDTAGMISVIATALAVATGSLYPLFAPVIGCLGTFITGSDTSSNILFGKLQANVAGHIQVSPDWLSAANTVGATGGKIISPQSIAIATSAGNQQGKEGEILKSAIPYALAYVVITGVIVYIFS from the coding sequence ATGAATCTAGTCCTTGCTATTATTCCGGTATTGCTATTAATTATCCTGATGGCGTTTTTTAAAATGTCCGGTGACAAAAGTAGTGTGATTTCCCTTGTCGTTACTATGCTGATTGCTTTTTTCGGCTTTCATTTTCCGGTAGATGATTTGCTGTTTTCTTTTCTGTACGGTGCATTGAAAGCTGTTTCTCCTATTCTGATTATTATTTTGATGGCGATATTCAGCTATAATGTTTTATTGAAGACTGAAAAAATGGAGATTATCAAGCAACAGTTTTCTTCTATTTCTACCGATAAAAGTATTCAGGTATTGCTGTTGACATGGGGATTTGGTGGCTTGCTTGAAGCTATGGCAGGATTTGGTACGGCAGTGGCTATACCGGCGGCGATTCTTATCAGCCTCGGATTCAAACCGGTATTTTCGGCAACAGTCAGTTTGATTGCCAATAGTGTGGCTACTGCTTTTGGGGCTATTGGTACACCGGTCTTGGTATTGGCGAAAGAAACGAATCTGGATGTATTGGTGCTAAGCGCCAATGTCGTGTTGCAGCTTTCGGTACTGATGTTTCTCATTCCTTTCGTATTGCTGTTCCTGACCGATTCGAAATTAAAATCCTTACCTAAAAATATTTTCCTGTCTTTGTTGGTCGGTGGTGTCTCATTAGGCAGCCAGTATATTGCCGCCCGCTATATGGGGGCGGAGTCTCCGGCTATTATTGGAAGTATTTTATCTATCATTGTTATTGTAGCCTATGGCAAACTGACTGCTTCTAAAGAGGAAAAAGCAAGGAAAAGCACATTGAAAGGGCTCGAGGTACTGAACGCGTGGAGTATCTATCTTCTTATCTTGTTCTTGATTATTCTGACTAGTCCGTTGTTTCCCGGTTTGCGTACAACACTTGAAAATAATTGGGTGACCCGTATCAGTCTTCCGATTAATGATTCAACTATGAATTATACGGTTTCTTGGCTGACCCATGCGGGAGTTTTACTTTTTGTGGGCACGTTTGTCGGTGGGCTGATACAAGGAGCCAAGATATGGGAGCTGTTTGCTGTACTCTGGAATACGGTAAAGCAGTTAAAGAAAACTTTTATCACGGTAATTTGTCTGGTGAGTTTGTCCACTATCATGGATACGGCAGGTATGATTTCAGTTATAGCCACTGCTTTGGCGGTTGCTACAGGAAGCCTTTATCCGTTGTTTGCCCCTGTTATTGGTTGCCTGGGTACCTTTATTACGGGCAGTGATACTTCTTCAAATATTTTGTTCGGCAAATTACAGGCTAATGTGGCCGGGCATATTCAAGTAAGTCCCGACTGGTTGTCGGCAGCCAATACGGTGGGGGCGACAGGTGGAAAAATAATTTCTCCGCAAAGCATCGCTATTGCCACTTCTGCCGGAAACCAACAGGGAAAAGAAGGGGAAATCCTAAAATCCGCCATTCCATATGCACTGGCGTATGTGGTAATAACCGGAGTGATTGTTTATATTTTCAGCTAA